The Paenibacillus sp. YPG26 genome includes a window with the following:
- a CDS encoding MoxR family ATPase: MSKSFALSHDQTTVLLERLVSRVDQVVIGKRHEIELIIIAMLQGGHVLLEDIPGVGKTTLVRAIAASLGSSFGRIQFTSDIMPSDVTGVAVYHPHSGDFEFRPGPVLSNIVLADEINRAAPRTQSALLEAMEERRVTVDGVTYNLPRPFLLLATQNPLQFEGTYRLPEAQMDRFLMRISLGYPQPEQEVDMLGRHQAGSVIEEMKPVLLAEEMAGMQRMVRTVLVDESIKRYLVSVADQSRRHPKTSLGISPRGTLAWMGAAQAHAYYRGRMYVIPDDVKAVAAAVLAHRIVLSPDSKLVGLKGEELVLEWLGKTPVPMSPVIARASS, encoded by the coding sequence TTGTCAAAATCTTTCGCGCTGTCTCATGACCAGACGACGGTCCTGCTTGAGCGTCTGGTGAGCCGGGTGGATCAAGTCGTGATCGGCAAGAGACATGAAATAGAACTTATCATTATCGCTATGCTTCAAGGCGGCCATGTTCTTCTGGAAGACATTCCGGGTGTCGGAAAAACAACCCTGGTCCGCGCCATAGCCGCCAGTCTTGGAAGCTCCTTCGGGCGTATTCAGTTCACCTCGGATATCATGCCTTCGGATGTAACAGGTGTGGCTGTCTATCACCCTCATTCCGGTGATTTTGAATTTCGTCCGGGACCCGTACTCTCGAACATTGTACTTGCCGACGAGATCAACCGGGCGGCTCCCCGAACGCAGTCTGCGCTGCTGGAGGCCATGGAAGAGCGCAGAGTTACAGTGGATGGAGTCACTTATAATCTGCCCAGGCCTTTTCTCCTGCTGGCTACACAGAACCCGCTGCAGTTCGAGGGCACGTACCGTCTTCCGGAGGCTCAGATGGACCGCTTTCTGATGCGGATATCGCTGGGCTACCCTCAGCCTGAGCAGGAAGTTGATATGCTCGGACGTCATCAGGCCGGTTCTGTGATTGAGGAGATGAAGCCGGTCCTGCTTGCTGAGGAAATGGCCGGAATGCAGCGCATGGTCCGTACTGTGCTTGTGGACGAATCTATTAAGCGTTATCTGGTCTCTGTGGCTGATCAATCCAGGCGGCATCCGAAGACTTCCCTCGGGATCAGCCCGCGGGGGACATTGGCCTGGATGGGAGCTGCGCAAGCTCATGCCTATTACCGTGGCCGGATGTATGTGATCCCGGATGATGTGAAGGCGGTAGCCGCTGCCGTACTCGCCCACCGGATCGTATTAAGTCCGGATAGTAAGCTGGTTGGGCTTAAGGGTGAGGAACTGGTCCTGGAATGGCTGGGCAAGACCCCAGTCCCTATGTCACCGGTTATCGCAAGGGCTTCGTCATGA
- a CDS encoding DUF58 domain-containing protein translates to MAGQDPSPYVTGYRKGFVMKVSILPWFWTSSASLLLVAAYAGYGGPSLVFLLMAVGLIMLQGALVQAGSPRLVRVTREWSPVRPTAGDSAELSLHIEFKGGLPPLWIKVHDPLAVRAGSPGEFVMLTGFRRHADLTGRVSGLRRGIYRTEKLSITYGDLFGWFTRTLSIEAEGFLTVVPKISSMPASGETGNLAGGESMQGGLPAGHKGELLRDYRPGDSWKSIHWKASSRRAGLLARVPEAGGPAERIILLSTDPGSYSPAAEEFELAVSCAASLLRMENSAGRRATLICGSRSDGGRSCGHDIEQEEGMNILAAVSLDAYIPGHSLLIETVQEHSHGLITFIIGRLTPEIASAAISAAARGIALEIITTGDKAWAPELSVDTIELLLHSGLRLSPRVVPIQDTELPAKGRSS, encoded by the coding sequence ATGGCTGGGCAAGACCCCAGTCCCTATGTCACCGGTTATCGCAAGGGCTTCGTCATGAAAGTGTCCATATTGCCATGGTTCTGGACGTCGTCAGCCTCGCTTCTTCTCGTGGCCGCTTATGCGGGCTACGGTGGACCCTCCTTAGTATTTCTGCTGATGGCAGTCGGGTTAATCATGCTGCAGGGTGCCCTGGTCCAGGCGGGGAGTCCAAGGCTTGTCAGGGTCACCCGTGAATGGTCGCCGGTCCGCCCGACTGCGGGAGACAGTGCGGAGTTATCGCTGCATATTGAATTTAAGGGGGGACTGCCGCCCTTGTGGATCAAGGTCCATGATCCGCTGGCTGTCCGTGCGGGCAGCCCCGGCGAATTTGTTATGTTGACGGGCTTCCGTCGTCATGCTGATCTTACGGGAAGGGTAAGCGGACTTCGTAGAGGTATTTATAGGACAGAGAAGCTAAGCATTACCTATGGTGATCTCTTTGGATGGTTCACGCGCACACTGTCGATAGAGGCTGAAGGCTTCTTAACTGTCGTTCCGAAGATATCCAGTATGCCGGCCTCTGGCGAGACAGGAAATCTTGCGGGCGGAGAATCCATGCAGGGAGGGCTGCCGGCAGGTCATAAGGGAGAGCTGCTAAGGGATTATAGGCCCGGCGATTCGTGGAAAAGCATCCACTGGAAAGCCTCGTCAAGACGCGCAGGCTTGTTAGCACGAGTGCCGGAAGCTGGCGGCCCCGCCGAGCGAATCATTCTGCTCTCGACCGACCCGGGGTCATATTCGCCTGCAGCTGAGGAATTTGAACTCGCCGTATCCTGTGCGGCGTCTTTGCTGCGGATGGAGAACTCTGCCGGCAGGAGGGCAACGCTGATCTGCGGCAGCAGATCAGATGGTGGCAGAAGCTGTGGACATGATATCGAACAAGAGGAAGGGATGAACATTCTTGCGGCTGTGAGCCTGGATGCTTATATTCCTGGGCACAGTCTCTTAATTGAGACTGTTCAAGAGCACAGTCATGGGCTCATCACTTTCATTATAGGAAGGCTGACCCCGGAGATCGCCTCTGCTGCTATATCTGCGGCTGCCCGGGGAATAGCTCTGGAAATAATAACTACAGGTGATAAAGCCTGGGCTCCTGAGCTTTCGGTGGACACAATAGAACTTTTACTGCACTCGGGGCTTAGACTCTCTCCAAGGGTTGTCCCTATTCAGGACACGGAGCTTCCCGCTAAAGGGAGGTCATCGTAA